The Bacillus sp. Y1 genome has a window encoding:
- a CDS encoding YuzB family protein, which yields MIKPIIEFCISNLASGAQKALEQLEKDYDLDIIEYGCLGYCGKCASTLYALVNGEVVSGDTPDELVENIYRYLEENPMF from the coding sequence ATGATAAAACCAATTATAGAGTTTTGTATAAGTAATTTAGCAAGTGGTGCTCAAAAAGCACTCGAACAGCTAGAAAAGGATTATGACCTGGATATCATTGAATATGGGTGCCTTGGCTATTGTGGCAAATGCGCATCAACACTGTATGCACTAGTAAATGGCGAAGTCGTTTCTGGGGATACACCTGATGAACTAGTGGAAAATATTTATCGTTATTTAGAAGAAAATCCGATGTTTTAA
- a CDS encoding NAD(P)/FAD-dependent oxidoreductase — MKNLVILGGGYGGMRILARLLPSQLPDDVTITLVDKIPYHCLKTEYYALAAGTISDQHVRVAFPEHPRLTIKYGEVKDINLEEKTVLVNNDVITYDDLVIGLGCEDKYHNVPGADRYTYSIQSIEKSRTTYQALNNLSPGSVVSIVGAGLSGVELASELNESRPDLKVKLFDRGNHILSAFPVRLGTYVENWFDNHGVEIVNNSHITKVEENTLYNHDEPLHSDAIVWTAGIQPVEIIRNLDVEKDHQGRVMLTVHHNLPHDEHVYVVGDCASLPHAPSAQLAEGQAEQIVQILLKRWANEPLPETMPVIKLKGVLGSLGKKHGFGLVAERPITGRVARLLKSGILWMYKYHNG; from the coding sequence ATGAAGAATCTCGTTATTCTCGGCGGAGGCTACGGGGGAATGAGAATACTCGCACGCTTATTACCCTCTCAACTTCCAGACGATGTAACCATCACGCTAGTTGATAAAATTCCTTACCACTGTTTAAAAACAGAATATTACGCTCTTGCAGCTGGTACGATTTCCGATCAGCATGTACGGGTAGCTTTCCCTGAGCACCCTAGGCTTACAATCAAATACGGAGAGGTTAAAGATATTAATCTTGAAGAGAAAACCGTTCTCGTGAATAATGATGTAATCACTTACGATGATTTAGTAATTGGACTAGGTTGTGAAGACAAATATCACAATGTCCCAGGTGCGGATCGTTATACGTATAGCATTCAATCGATTGAGAAGTCTAGAACAACATATCAAGCATTGAACAACCTATCCCCTGGCTCTGTTGTCAGCATAGTTGGGGCTGGTTTGAGCGGAGTAGAACTAGCAAGTGAATTAAATGAAAGCAGACCTGATTTAAAGGTAAAGCTATTCGACCGCGGAAATCATATCTTATCTGCCTTCCCTGTTCGTTTAGGAACGTATGTGGAAAATTGGTTTGATAATCACGGAGTAGAAATTGTTAACAATTCACATATCACAAAGGTAGAAGAAAATACTCTATACAATCACGATGAGCCACTACACTCGGATGCGATTGTATGGACTGCAGGCATTCAGCCAGTAGAGATTATTCGAAACCTTGATGTCGAAAAGGATCATCAAGGGCGAGTGATGCTAACTGTTCATCACAATTTGCCTCATGATGAACATGTGTATGTCGTGGGTGACTGTGCAAGTCTACCGCACGCACCTAGCGCTCAATTAGCTGAAGGACAAGCGGAACAGATTGTACAAATCCTCTTAAAAAGATGGGCAAATGAACCGCTTCCTGAAACAATGCCGGTTATTAAGTTAAAGGGAGTTCTCGGCTCTTTAGGCAAAAAGCATGGCTTTGGGTTAGTAGCAGAACGCCCTATCACAGGACGGGTGGCAAGACTATTAAAATCAGGAATTCTATGGATGTATAAATATCATAATGGCTAA